The genomic stretch aaaagaaaacgcactggttctgatagctgtggacattggagacaAGAAcatgcaagaatacacagtaggACCAgcttagaatctgagctgcccccacaacaggtccagagatcagcacagtgtcggagggcatcctagggaggtgaggtgaaCTGTGATTCCCAGCGAGGGAAATGACTCTGAGCATTGACTGaagaaaagcatatatttttcttatgttttcactTGCTCTGTAGGctcttctggatttttttccatttgttttcaccctctgttgtagttgttgattttattgacactatgaaatctaattaagcttttgagctttttttttgttttcctcagtcacattttttcccctcagtcacattttttaattgttgttataaacctctgacTCTACATTGTTCTTTGGCAgttctatggaattttccatttgtttccttttctctttttaattttaattttttaagcttattattacttttctacatttattcttttctttgattttcctAATATTCTTTGCCCATGTGCTCTCCACtgtctggaacacccagagaggttcatggagttacctaaagaagggaaagggaggagaatgatagaggtgaccaggaggagaagagaggcaGTCAAAGTGGGAGAGAccagtctagccagtaatcagttccctaagtgttctctacagcctggaacacccagggagattcacagagttaagtagagaagagaagggggagggaggagatagaggtgacctggggaagAAAGGGGAGAGTCAAaatgggagagagcaatcaagctagtaatcacacccctaagtgaaaatggatactgaagattcgattcttaaaggtacaaaatttataacaaataacaaaaagcaaagatgaaaaatctagagtagaggttagactctcaaaaatacaatattaatggagaaggaaatggcaacccactccagtattcttgcctggaaaagtccatggacagaggagcctggtgggttgcagtccatggggttatacgactgagcatgtgtgcacgagggtggagggagatgggttggtagcaataaagtggtagaactaaaaaaaaatacaatattaaaaacatgaaacaaaaccaatcacaaaaattaaatatatatatatatatgaaatttgctttaaaaatagggtcatTTTTTGCAAactaatagtaggttataaaaatgaaaattaaaggagtaataaggatcttaaaaataattttaaaatgataatagtaaaaatatatctagaatttctctggagttgttgaGGGcaatgtggggtcagttcagtttcagatagttccttgttccagcttacacttcttctcaaggtctataggcccctttcaatgcttagtcaatgctaactacagggttttaatctgttgctccTGTCACTTCCAGCGTGGTTccctcttttttgtttattttggcttcctctgtttgcaagtctcttcagtgtctaatttccaccctgacacaagggggcagggtggtcacttatttaggctcacttgttcagttgtgttgagGGGAGGGAAGAATACAGCAAACAAACACCagtggcgtgtgtggggagtgctcacagtgtatgcaccacactgggtttgccccagctcaccATGgcatgtgctttcccagtctacagtGCTCAGgatccaggttgctctgcaggggaactgtgcAAAGCAGACCCTGTGTTTCATGCACTTCCAGGCCtgagctgctcaggttcaggttcttgggtactgcacaggggcacagacttggttgggaGTGCGTTTTGTGCCCTCCCCAGGTCTGAGCATCTCAGGccaccaggtgcttggcgagtgcACAGTCCCAGGTTGGCTATTTATCTTAATCACCTCCTCGGTCCTGACACCTGTTTCCCAGGTGCATCAGGAGAGCACCATCTCAgatgtgccatgtgtctcctctggggacctGATCTCAGGCTCTGACCCTCCTGGCCCAAGTTAACCGTCCAGGATGCCAGGAAGGCATTggtagcaactgggagcctgctcacagtgtTTGGAGGATGCTGAATCTGGGGCTGAGATGGCCCCTCGCCTTCCGGCTCTGTCTGTcacacacctgcctctctgcctccagtggtCCACAGCCAGCCAGCTTTCCTTTGGTGATTGCTCAGTCCTTAGGtctgtgagcaggccaggctgtaCCTTAGGTTAGAGCCTTTCCCAGGAAAGTCcccccccccctctttttttttctcttcgatgatcccacagtttgggttgctatctcatgttagctccctcagactGTCCttagggcattcaggcccagtccttaccctaagcatgcaaccTGCACCTCCCTatccagcccctgcttgctgatGGCGGCTgcgagcgtctgggctacttctctgctgggagttgtggttagtcgcctattctgtgtgtgtgtgttttttttttctcccagttatgTTTCCCTCTGAGATTCTAAACTCCCTACTGACCCATCCGTGAGAGGGTTTCCAGCTGTTGGGAAACTTCTCCATCACAAATCCCTCCTcaggatgggtctctgtccctgactcttttgcctctctttttgtctattttgtcctacctcttttCGAACAGAATTGGCTGCCTTTCTGgttgcctggtgtcctctgccagtgttcagaagttgttttgtggaagttcttcagcattcaaatgatcttttgatatATCTGTGTGGAGAAAGTGGTCTCACAAGTCTTATTCCTCCACCTTGTTGGGACCACCCAAGTACCTTATTTTTAACACAGGacgcaagaatgtacaatggaacAAAGACAGCcgcttcaataaatggtgctgggaaaactggacagctacatgtgaaagaatgaaattagaacacttccaaacaccatacataaactcaaaatggattacagacctaaatgGAAGACTACAAACTATTataaaacaagaggaaaagacaGGCAggacactctatgacataaatcaaagcaagatccacTATGACacatctcctagagtaacagaaataaaaacaaaagtaaataagtgggcCACATTTGGcgacctgatgagaagagctgactcatttgaaaagaccctgatgctgggaaagactgagggcaggaggagaaggggatgacagaggatgagatggtgggatggcatcaccgactcgatggacatgggtttgagtggactctgggagttggtgatggacagggaggcctggcatgctgcagttcatggaattgcaaagagtcggacatgactgagcgactgaactgaactgaactgaactaagtgggacctgattaaacttaaaagttggaAATGCTTCTGGATTGTCACTCCTGTCCCATGGACCCACAACTCCAGTACTGGACATATAGAATAAGCTATGAAACTAGGCTGTGTTAGTCTTTTTATTTGTGAATAGTCACAATTCTTCAGGCTATCATTGGGCTTCTGTTCTCACATAAATTTCAATATCAGCtcatcagggacttctctggttgtccagCGGTTGAtactctacctgccaatgcagggaacatgggtttgatccctgccccgggaagatcccataagGTGCAAGGccactaagcccaagcaccacagtgGTTGAgtctatgctctagagcccgccagctgcaactactgaagctggagTGCTTAGAGtctctgctccacaacaagagaaatcactgcaatgagaagctttgctgcaactagagtgtagcctcactcaccacaactagaaaagtcCCTTGTTtgtagcagcaaagacccagccaagcaaaaattacataaacaaacaaacaaatgaatcttttaaaaaagaacctgCCTCACAATGTGGGGGACATcgctttgatctctggtcagggaactaagatcctacatgcagtggaacaactactgagcctgggcatCGCGACTGGAgtgtctgtgcactgcaacaaaagatcctgcataacACAATGAAGTTTCCACATTCCCTAAATAAGACCCGatggaacaaaataaagaaagaaactacTTGTTTGAGAAATCGGCTCatcaatttctacaaaaatatttgctggcattttgatggACTCTATAGATGACTTTCGGGGAAATTGAGCCTTGAACAATATCAATTCTTCtcatcagacatgattgaagaaCATGCATATGATACATCTCTGCATTTTTAggtcttcttcaatttctcccATGGTGGTGTCTAacaaattttcttaaatgtaccCTAATGTTTCATAAAGGGCAAGAAGCCCTGTGTGTCTGGACCCAACTAGGCAAAGGGGTACTGGAAAGGGAAGATATGAAGCCAGAGAAGATGCAGGCTGGACCACATAGGAGTTTTCAGTCCACTGGAAGGCTGTTGCTTCAACTCTGACTGACAGGGATCCCATTGGAAGGTTTGGAACTGAATAATTACAGGACCCGACAGGTTTTAAAGCAACCTAGCAGCTTCAGCAGTCCATGGATGGGGTCAAAGTAGCTGAATGATTCCAAGTTTGCTGGCTGAGGGAGGGAGAATCAGATGAGAGTCCCATCCCCCTGGTGGACTGACTTCACCATTCAGGGCCAGTTTGGGGGAGCACTGTCTAGAAATGGCTATCCCTATTCTCCAGCTTTTGCCCTTTCCTCCATCTGCCCATTGTAAacactcccccacctctggcaaTTTACCCACAAAAAACTctcatttgtctctttttctaCAGTATGGCTTGATGGTTTCTTACCTAAGAGCCAATCCCTTAGCAAGAaaattaagtaataaataaaactgtggtCCCTCAATTCAATAATAATGAAGACTTTGCTATTGCaagtgaaaaaaggaacaaatcaaTGCAAAATAACCACCTTGGTTTAAGCCAAAGGGAGAGTCTCTGGGTCTGTGTAACTACAAGGTACAGAGGTAGTTTCTGTCTTCAAGCAAGGCTGGATCCAGCATTTGGTTCCCTGAGATCTGCCTTCTCTCTCCAACTCCCCCTCTGTCCCTTGGCAACCTGCCTCCCCTACAGCTCCCAAACTGTCactggttggatgatatcaccacaGCTGGAAGAAAGAAGTGCTCTGATAGGTCAGGCCTGAGCCACATGCCCACTCCTGAAATCGCAGGTGACATCAACTCTATCATAATCATAATgagtgagagaaaaggaaaggggtgATTTCCCAGGGTGATAGGAGGATACCAgatccaagagaaggaaatggatgccAGGTGAAAAAACCCATAGATGTCCTCAATGTTGGTATAGACttttcctcaaattaaaaatcaatttctaacttttaaaaaaaaagtgagatagGAAAGATTCTTCGTTAATGCAAGCATCGGCCCTGCTACTGACCCTCCCATCAGCTTCCATCCCCTGACTCTGGGGGTCCACATCCACTTCTTGGGGGTGTCCTCTTCCCAATGCTCCCTCACAGACTTTTGATGAATTAAAGTTTGTGAGTAAGTGCTTTTTTCCAATGGGGAAATGGAGAAGACCTTTATGTTCCAAAGCAGCATCATTTCAAAAGTCATGATTCTTTATGAAGATAGTTAAACATGGAAATCTAAATACGGAAATGATTTTCCCTAATGTCTAGTGATAACACTGACAGTTGAGGTGGTTGTGCTTATTCTGGGTGGTTCTACTCAGCATTGCCCCACATGTTCATAGGGCCAGAAAGTCCTGAAAGACAGGAATATGCCAGACCCAGCATTCTGCAATTTGCTTTCATCTCTTTACATATTAGTTCCTAGCTATCTGGTTTGCTCTCTGATTGCCATATGTTATTCCTGCAGGATGAAATTACCATGATTTACTCAATGTTTCCCCCTGGGTTTACCTTCTACCAGTTTTTCACAGTGACAAACAATGCAGTAATGAACACTGTGGTCGATTCTGCCTGGCCCACATATACTAGAATTTTCCTATGATAGATTCCCAAAACTTGGTCAAAGGATATGAGCATCTTTAAAATGTAATAGAGAGTACCAATCAAATGTTCAGATAGATTTTACTATCACTCTAACACTCTTTGTTTTGGCTTtcctggaggtctagtggttaagaatctgcctgccaatgcagtggagCAAGTACTGAGCCTGGGCATCGTGACTGGAGTGTCTGTGCACTGCAAGAAAAGACCCCGTGTGACACAATGATGTTTCAACATTCCCCAAATAAGGCCTGAtgggatgaaagaaaaaaagtatttgtttaaGAAATCAGCTCATCAATTTCTACAAAAacggtcctgggaaaactggacagctacatgtaaaagaatgaaattacagCACTTcctaacacatacacaaacataaactcacTCTCATACTGTATAGGACTCCTTGTtttggattccctggtggtccagtggttaagaatctgcctgccaatgcagggcacatgggtttgatccctgggccaggaagatcccacatgcctggtgcAACTAAGCCGGtgtgccacatctactgagcTCAACCTGATCTAGAGTCCCTGCTCCTTAACaggagaagcctctgcaatgaggagcctgagcacagcaagtagagagtagcccctgatgGCTGCAAGCACAGAAAAACTGCACACAGTTAACAAGAGGCGGCACagtcaaaagtaaacaaataattttcataaataaaaattttaaagagtccTTGTCTCCAGCTATAGCCTTCTCGGACATGGAAGATTTCAGTTAATTAAGTTCATCCTACACTAAGATCTGCTCTGGTCCTACAGAGCCAATGTTAAAAAGTAAGACTCAAGAGGATCAAACTGTTCCCAAGCATCTTAACAAGATTTCAGAATAAGGCACAAAAATAAGTTTAGAGATAGAAAAATATCAAGCATGCAAGGGAAATTTGATAATGCTTGGCATTCAGTGTAAAATTACCAGgaggcaaagaagcaggaaactcCAATCCATTATAACAGAAATcactgtgttgttgttcagtcacttaatcgagtctaactctttgtgaccccatggagtgcttctcgccaggcttccctgtccttcaccatatcccagaacttgcttaaactcatgtccatagagacgtgatgccatccaaccatgtcatcttctgtcattccattctcctcctgccttcaatctctcccataTTCAGGGtctttggctctttgcatcaagtggccaaagtgttggagatttcattttaacagaaaccagttaaaatgcattaattggaaaggaagaaataaatgtgtatttatttacagaCAAAATGATTGCCTATGTAGAAAGGTCAATGGGATCTACAAAAGATCTTTTGTAATTAATTAATAAGTTTAGCATGGTTTCAGGATACAAGGATACTCTTGAGAgtgctttggactgcaagatcaaaccagtcaatcctaaaggaaatcagtcctgaattttcattggaagggctgatgctgaagctgaagcttcagcacTTTGGCCAGCAGATGCGAAAAGCTGATTcacgggaaaagaccctgatgttgggagagactgaggcaaaaggagaatgggaggACAAAGGATGACATGGTTTGACAGCATAACACACTAAGTGGACACgaacttgaacaaactccaggagaaagcgGGGAcacagagcctggtgtgctacagtccagggggttgcaaagagttggacacaagttagagacagaacaacaacaacaacgttcTGGTATTGTatcttaatatataaatgtaactataaaactgagaaaatattccaaaatcaaTTCTGAATGGCAGTACACAAATTTCTTATTCTCCCACTTCTTACATTGTCTTCACTTATGTTGTACTCCTTGAATATCTGGATCTCAGAACCTCCCCTCCAACTGGAAGATGAATGCAGTATTAGGAAGTGAACAAGCTAAAACTAAAGTCAAAGACAGCACagtagctcagttttattttccgCATTTAACAACGACCAAACAAACTATGTGGACCCTGAGCCCACAAGCAGCAGCACAGGCACAAGATGAAGCCCGATCAAACTACTGCAGAAAGCAATGCCCTCGGGAAGGACACTTGAGACTAAGGCACATAGGCTAGTTTTAAGGCATTCTTCTGTGCTGAGACTGAGGAAAAAGGCGGGGCACGAAGTTCTGCAAGGTCCACATCACCAGGGAAATCTGCTCCAGACAGAAGTCGACAGCCatctggagcagggcatggtcTTCAGCAGTCAAACGGCTAAAAGGGAGGGAAAATGAAATTCATGTTCATgccaagaagaaggaagaggaacatGTCCTCCCTCTGTCTCCGCACACCGAGAAGCCCAGACCACCATACTTTTCCTCTAGGCTTAACCCTCCATTATGGCTCCTTCTGGGCTGAGACTGGTCACCACCCACcactccctccctcaccccagacCCCTTTAGAACTGACAGAACCAACATGCGGCCATTAACGTAGAGCTGCCTCTGAACCGGCCATCGCAGTTGAGTACGTCGAGTCAGGATGTGGCGTGCGTTGTCCGCCTCTGCGCGTGATGAGAAAGGCACACCGAAGGTGCTGGTGGAGATATGGTTAAGGCACCATCCACACTAGTCATTTTGGCTGTACGTCAGGCTCCCTGCTCGCGGAGACCTGCCTTCTCCCTTACGGCCACCGCCCAACACCGTGGCTATTACCACCCGACCCTCTGGTTCCCTTCAGATTGCTTTTCCTCACCACCTTCCCCTGGCAGTCAGGCCACCCCTGACCCATACCCTCCAGCCCCCCAGAGTACCCTCCCCCTACACTTTAGGCCCCACCACCTGCTACCCCTAAACAACCCCTGGCCCACACCCCAACTTGTGCGGCCACTTGGCCCACTAGGGCTCCTGGAATAGGATACAACTGGAAGACTCGATTACTCACAACTCCGGCTCCGGGTGCTGCGTCTCCACCAAGCCCTGGTCTGTGGGGTGCCCCCGGGATCTGCGGAATGGCAGCGGCTGCGCCACCTGACTCTCCGGCAGTGCTGGGGTCTCTGGGATCAGCCATGTCGCCGGAGCCGGCAGGGACTCCTCGACTGACGGCATCTCCAGGGCCAGCTGGGTCGCCAGGGCCATGGcggccaccagcaccacctggcaCACCTTGGCCACCATGTGCTGTGCCCGTTGCAGAGGCCACGGCACCTGCGTCTTCATCAGCTGCCCTCATGGCTCCTCCACCGTGTGCCTTGGACTCCATCTTGAACCGCTCTCCCCTGCCCTCCGTGGCGGGAAAGTCTGAACCGTCCCTACTGATCACAGCCCTGTAATGCGACCTGCAACTCAGCATAGGCAGAGCGCCTGCGCACACACACCCTGGTCCTGCCTCACGATTGGTTCCCACCTACCGTTGGTTCCCGCGATGACTGCAGGCTCTCGGGCAAGGGGCTCTCCCTGCTGAAGTTTCATGCCGTTCGCGTGCCATGTCTCCCCAATGCGCGTGCGCAGACGCACACCCACGTGGTCTGGGCCCTCTGTGTCAGCCCTGCCTCGGACCCGGAAGCCCGGTAAACTGCTCAGCCGTGAGGCCTCTGGGTGGCGCTCCACCCTTTAGTGTGGGGGCAGCTTCTCAGTGCGCATGCTCAAACAGACCCCGCCCCACTCCTCAGGGCCCCTGACTGTTTCCACTCCAAGCCTGTAAACCCCAAGTGAGCCCCGGTCCCTGTGCACCTCCAAGTCTGTGTTGCTGCCAGCCTGGCGTCGCTCACAGGTGACCATCCTGCTGAGCGCAGGTCCTTGTCATCAACTCCCAGAAGGGAGTCGGGAACCCCTGGGTCAGGGCCGGTCTGTCCCTCTGGTGTCTCACACATAGCTCACGTGCATGTATGTGCGTCTGTGTGCGTGAGCGCATGGGCAGGTGCATGCACATGGGCGTGTGCATGGGTGTTTGTGAGAGAGAGCACGTGCACAGATTCATGCACATAGGCGTTTGATtgtgcatatctgtgtgtgtgcccgAGAGAGTGCCCTTACACAGGTGCCTTCCCATCGgcatgtgcatgtgtctgtgtgtggaggTGCTTGCACACGGGCATATATGTATTCTCACGAGAGAGTGTGTGGTCAGCTGCATGCACATGGGAGGGTccctgtgtacatgtgtgtatgtgtgtgtgtgtgtgtgtgtgcgtgtcaaAGAGAGCATGGTTGAGTTGCATTCACATgggcatgtgtgtctgtgtgtatgcctGCACAGGTGCCTTCACATGGGAGTGGGGTGGCCTGGCCCTGGAGGCATGATACCGGGGATGCAGAGCCTGCTGTGCCTGCCCACCTGAGGCGGGGCCTGCTGTTGTGCTCACTGGGGATGGCATGGGGCTGGGCTGCCTGGggctccaggcacacaggctGCAGGGACTCCAGGCTGTGGGCTTGCCCAGGGCCCCTCAGAAGCACCAGAGTAACTGGCTAGACTCAAGGACTGGGGGAAGGGCAATGTTCCCCTGGACACTGCCCAGTCTCTTGCCCTCTCCCGTCCCTGGTCCCCACCCCCTGGCTGGAGAATCCTCTCAGCCCTCAAATCCAAGGCCAGCAGCATTCCCCCACCCTTATTGCAAGGAGAGGTGCGGGCAGTGCCTGCTCACGGGTGGGGCATGGCTGTCCCACCTTCCCACCCACCCAGTTTCTCTCCATTCTGGCTCCCAGTCAGTGTGGGTAGACCCTGTCTAATGCCTGTGTCTCTCCCCTGCTCTGTGGCCTTGAGGACCCCAGCAGGGAGCCTGGACACATCTCTCCCTCAGGGGCCCACTGTCAGGTTGGGGGGACATTTGTAAGGGTAGTCATGCTCTAGAAGGGGGCTCACTAACTACGATGGACTAGAGGGCAAGGGGCTAAGCCACAGGACCCACCAGCGTCCTTCCTCTGAACACTGTTCATCTACACCTATGCTCTTAATCCGTAGTGATAGCTAACActtgctacagtccatatgaTGTTTCATATgctttccatattttcttctatCGAGTCAGTTTTCAGACAGTATTGCCATGTTCGCATCCAGTCTCCCATGATGCAGGTCTCCTCCACACAAATCACACACACCCACTCTCTCCCCAACACCAGCGGCTCAAAGTCTTGTGCATTTTGGTTTCTGCATTTCTCGAAATATGATGACCGTAGTGCTCCAGCAGGCACTGGGCTTAAGTTGGGTCTGAATGGTGAGATCTGCAAATGAAAATGATAGTGCCAATGACAAATAATGTGTGTGACAAGAGAGTGACAGAAGTATGAAGGAAAGACACTGTATGATAGAATGAGTTTCTCAGAGAGTTTACCACTGTGACAGGTGCATGGTTTTGAGTGAGTGTGACAGAGGGAATGTGTGATTGGGACAGGAATTTAAAATGACAGAATGTGACGGGAAGAGAC from Cervus elaphus chromosome X, mCerEla1.1, whole genome shotgun sequence encodes the following:
- the LOC122690728 gene encoding cancer/testis antigen 1-like isoform X2 — protein: MLSCRSHYRAVISRDGSDFPATEGRGERFKMESKAHGGGAMRAADEDAGAVASATGTAHGGQGVPGGAGGRHGPGDPAGPGDAVSRGVPAGSGDMADPRDPSTAGESGGAAAAIPQIPGAPHRPGLGGDAAPGAGVVSNRVFQFTFGVPFSSRAEADNARHILTRRTQLRWPVQRQLYVNGRIRLTAEDHALLQMAVDFCLEQISLVMWTLQNFVPRLFPQSQHRRMP
- the LOC122690728 gene encoding collagen alpha-1(III) chain-like isoform X3, with protein sequence MLSCRSHYRAVISRDGSDFPATEGRGERFKMESKAHGGGAMRAADEDAGAVASATGTAHGGQGVPGGAGGRHGPGDPAGPGDAVSRGVPAGSGDMADPRDPSTAGESGGAAAAIPQIPGAPHRPGLGGDAAPGAGVVSNRVFQFTFGVPFSSRAEADNARHILTRRTQLRWPVQRQLYVNGRMLPFDC
- the LOC122690728 gene encoding cancer/testis antigen 1-like isoform X1 — protein: MLSCRSHYRAVISRDGSDFPATEGRGERFKMESKAHGGGAMRAADEDAGAVASATGTAHGGQGVPGGAGGRHGPGDPAGPGDAVSRGVPAGSGDMADPRDPSTAGESGGAAAAIPQIPGAPHRPGLGGDAAPGAGVVSNRVFQFTFGVPFSSRAEADNARHILTRRTQLRWPVQRQLYVNGRMLVLRLTAEDHALLQMAVDFCLEQISLVMWTLQNFVPRLFPQSQHRRMP
- the LOC122690728 gene encoding uncharacterized protein LOC122690728 isoform X4; this encodes MKTQVPWPLQRAQHMVAKVCQVVLVAAMALATQLALEMPSVEESLPAPATWLIPETPALPESQVAQPLPFRRSRGHPTDQGLVETQHPEPEFTFGVPFSSRAEADNARHILTRRTQLRWPVQRQLYVNGRMLVLRLTAEDHALLQMAVDFCLEQISLVMWTLQNFVPRLFPQSQHRRMP